ACAACCCTTGCATATTGCAATCTCCATTGAAGTGCATTTGAAATAGTTAAATATCCTTGCTTTGGAATTTGCTTTAAAATTCTTTCAGCAATTGAGTTTAATGTAATTTCTTCTGCAGGTATATTCCTGTCATTTAGGTAGGCTACAATATCTTCTTTAATTGCACCATCTTCCATCATTTCTCTTAAACGAAAAGTGGTTGTATAGTCAGCCGTTCTTTCCTTATCAAGAAAGAAACAACTTACAAAATCTAAAACTGCTGCTTGGTCTTCTTCGAAATCAGTTTTTTCATAAACAAACACAAGTAAGTTATAGCCAAGTCCAAATATTTTTTGCTTTGCGTCTTTAAAGGGGCAAGAAGATTGAGGTTGTTTTATAGAAGTTACCTTAATATCTGTTAAAATTTCATCATTAGGTAAATCTATTCCTTTGGCAGATGAACCAATTTCAAATTCAAATCTTGTGGCTAAATAGTTTTGGAATTTATGCTCGATAAATGTACCAACAGCTTTACCGTCAGTTACACCATACAATTCTTTATTTCTAAAAACTGATTCTGATTTGCAAAAGTCTTTGGCAGATTTTTTTAATTGCTCTATAGTTAATTTTTCTTTCATATAAATCCTTTATCAAATTACAAAGATAATATTTTAGAAGGTGTTTTCAATTCAGGCGTTTTGATTTTTGCTTGACGTCCGGAAACGAAAAATTTAAGCCCTATTTCCAAAAAATCACTCATAGTATCGCAACTATTGAATATGAAAATTGCAAATTGCATTTCTTTAATGAATTATAAATTGCTTTATTTGTTCATTTTCAGTTGTTTAATATGAATTGAAATTATTTATTAATAATTAAAAAAAAATATAAATAATTCAAAATTGTTTAGTAATATTGCGGTCGATTTTTAAGATTTTGATATAGAATTAATTAGTAAGAATAGTGATGGATTTAATAAAAGTTGTAGAAGAAAAGTTTATACCGAAAACAAATTTTCCACCATTTGGTAGTGGAGATACTATTACTGTAAAATATAAAATTAAGGAAGGAGCCAAAGAAAGAATCCAAAATTTTAGAGGAGTAGTCATTCAACGAAAAAGCAGTAAACTTAGCGAGACATTTACAGTTCGTAAAATGTCCGGTAGTATTGGTGTTG
This DNA window, taken from Bacteroidota bacterium, encodes the following:
- a CDS encoding restriction endonuclease, producing MKEKLTIEQLKKSAKDFCKSESVFRNKELYGVTDGKAVGTFIEHKFQNYLATRFEFEIGSSAKGIDLPNDEILTDIKVTSIKQPQSSCPFKDAKQKIFGLGYNLLVFVYEKTDFEEDQAAVLDFVSCFFLDKERTADYTTTFRLREMMEDGAIKEDIVAYLNDRNIPAEEITLNSIAERILKQIPKQGYLTISNALQWRLQYARVVNLTKNVEGITKVINKVTG
- the rplS gene encoding 50S ribosomal protein L19; translated protein: MDLIKVVEEKFIPKTNFPPFGSGDTITVKYKIKEGAKERIQNFRGVVIQRKSSKLSETFTVRKMSGSIGVERIFPLTSPFIENIEINKKGKVRRARIYYLRELTGKKARIKERRF